Proteins co-encoded in one Zootoca vivipara chromosome 3, rZooViv1.1, whole genome shotgun sequence genomic window:
- the PRSS35 gene encoding inactive serine protease 35: MDRALLLLLFSTPVWSLMNGIDAEQDFSWQLRKVPQIVKEKTFLLDAPKFEANAKLELSGVCGIECQRTLPVPRLSDLKELLSYETVFENGTRTLTEVNVLGADLDPEANTTAKVHSRRKRQVYGTDSRFSISDMRFLTNFPFNTAVKISTGCSGILISPKHVLTAAHCVHDGTDYIKGSKKLRVGLLRLKSKGGGGKRRRGAKRSKREVSEVEDHHADAKQLEQGPSKRAGKKQKASGLNERKSERKPSFQWTRVKSTQIPKGWLRGITGDVAVDYDYAVLELKRPHKKKYMELGISPASKTMPGSMIHFSGYDADRSGQLVYRFCSVSEESSDLFYQYCDAESGSTGSGIYLRLKEPNKKKWKRKIIAIYSGHQWVDVNGEEQDYNVAVRITPVKYAQICLWIHGNNDNCAQG; this comes from the coding sequence ATGGACCGTGCTCTTCTGTTACTGCTGTTTTCCACCCCTGTCTGGAGCCTCATGAATGGAATAGATGCAGAACAAGATTTCAGCTGGCAGTTAAGAAAAGTACCACAGATAGTGAAAGAAAAAACTTTCCTCCTCGATGCTCCTAAATTTGAAGCAAATGCCAAATTGGAGCTGAGTGGAGTGTGTGGGATTGAATGCCAAAGGACTCTCCCGGTGCCACGCCTGTCAGACTTGAAGGAGCTCCTCTCCTACGAGACTGTCTTCGAGAACGGCACACGGACCCTGACTGAGGTGAATGTTTTGGGAGCAGATCTTGACCCAGAGGCAAACACCACCGCCAAGGTGCACTCCCGGAGAAAGAGGCAGGTCTATGGCACCGACAGCAGGTTCAGCATTTCCGACATGCGCTTCCTGACCAACTTCCCTTTCAACACCGCTGTAAAGATCTCCACGGGCTGCAGCGGCATCCTGATTTCACCAAAGCACGTCCTCACTGCTGCTCACTGTGTGCACGATGGCACAGATTACATCAAAGGCAGCAAGAAGCTGAGGGTGGGGTTGCTGAGGCTGAAATCCAAAGGGGGCGGTGGCAAGAGACGCAGGGGAGCCAAGAGGAGCAAGAGGGAAGTGTCAGAGGTTGAGGACCACCATGCTGATGCCAAACAGCTGGAACAAGGTCCCAGCAAGAGAGCTGGCAAGAAACAAAAGGCATCTGGGTTGAATGAGAGGAAATCTGAGCGTAAGCCCTCCTTCCAGTGGACCAGAGTTAAAAGCACACAGATCCCCAAAGGCTGGCTGAGAGGCATAACTGGAGATGTTGCAGTGGATTACGACTATGCAGTCCTGGAGCTCAAGCGTCCTCACAAGAAGAAATACATGGAGCTGGGCATTAGCCCGGCTAGCAAAACAATGCCTGGAAGCATGATCCACTTTTCCGGATATGATGCTGACAGATCTGGCCAACTGGTCTATCGGTTTTGCAGCGTGTCTGAGGAATCCAGCGATCTCTTCTACCAGTATTGTGACGCCGAGTCTGGCTCTACCGGATCAGGAATCTACCTTCGCCTTAAAGAGCCCAACAAGAAGAAGTGGAAGCGCAAAATTATTGCCATTTATTCCGGTCACCAGTGGGTGGATGTCAATGGGGAAGAGCAGGATTACAATGTGGCCGTTCGAATTACTCCCGTCAAATATGCCCAGATTTGCCTCTGGATACATGGGAACAATGACAATTGTGCACAGGGCTAA